Proteins from a single region of Pyrus communis chromosome 6, drPyrComm1.1, whole genome shotgun sequence:
- the LOC137738044 gene encoding LRR receptor-like serine/threonine-protein kinase RPK2 has protein sequence MPSESSFSPRSRRSRFQKTKKQGEGKSQKPSAVLPFVPEKMKCHLHFKTALFLNVFCLWSSVSGEALFSEKSILLEIKSSVSDPDGVLFGWRSNSFDHHCSWVGVSCDTKSRVVSLSLGGSGAKGGNFRALSCSQSLKFQFPYDGFGVWRKSLVSGKLGGKVSPWVGKLSELRVLSLPFNELSGEIPKEIWGLEKLEVLDLEGNLLNGNLPTRFSGLRTLRVLNLGFNRIGGEIPFSLSKCVGLEVLNLVGNEVSGTIPGFVGRFAKLRGLYLAQNRLNGSIPATFGSYCRNLEYLDLSGNFLVGKIPGSLGNCRWLRTLLLFSNILNGGIPLELGWIRMLEVLDVSRNSLSGPVPAELGQCINLSVLVLSNLFNPLTTNQNTNGDTSIDLSGGLVDDYNYYKGSIPEEITTLPNLKVVWAPRATLEGKLPSNWGGCENLEMLNLARNLFSGEVTGVFERCKKLHYLNLGSNKLSGKIDEKLPVPCMTVFNVSGNFMSGPVPEFLYRLCPQVPPNSDLVRVNNPSFPYQVLFTCQTQLDSRLPLSGGSFTVVHDFSGNNFTGPIQHLPLATERLGKQTVYAFLAAGNKLTGSFPETLLGKCDGLDGMIIDVSDNKLSGQIPFQIGAMCRSLRFLDASGNLLSGLIPSDIGHLESLVFLDLSWNQLQGQIPAGISHLKYLKYLSLDNNNLTGAIPDSFVWLHSLEVLKLSSNSLSGDIPQGLVNLKNITVFLLDNNKLSGHIPSGLTNLKSLSTFNASFNNLSGSFPLNNSVMNCSGVLGNPFLIPCHIVSLTAPSSDQPDSYGSSQHNPDSLSATTGGDDNSGLGTIEIASIAAASAVVLVLLSLVILFFYMRKWIPDSRVQGFEYKEMTLFTDIGAPLTFENIVQATGNFNGSYHIGSGGFGATYKAEIAPGITVAVKRLAVGRFHGVQQFHAEIKTLGRVRHPNLVTLIGYHASEAEMLLIYNYLPGGNLENFIKERSQRPFNWQILHKIALHIARALAYLHSECIPRVLHRDVKPSNILLDDEFNAYLSDFGLSRLLGTSETHATTGPAGTFGYVAPEYAMTCHVSEKSDVYSYGVVLLELMSYKKPLDPSFSSHGDGFNIVSWVDMLLEKGQDKEVFIEGLWDAGPQNDLVEMLNLAVACTVKTLASRPTMKQVVERLKRIQPISRKADNEQSIELAIIT, from the coding sequence ATGCCCTCCGAGTCTTCGTTTTCTCCAAGAAGCAGAAGAAGCAGATTTCAGAAGACGAAGAAACAAGGAGAAGGCAAAAGCCAAAAGCCATCCGCGGTCTTACCCTTTGTTCCCGAGAAGATGAAATGCCATCTGCATTTTAAAACCGCGCTTTTTCTCAACGTCTTCTGCTTATGGAGTAGCGTTTCTGGGGAGGCGCTGTTTTCTGAGAAGTCGATTTTGCTCGAGATCAAGAGCTCGGTTTCCGACCCGGATGGGGTTCTCTTCGGCTGGAGATCCAACAGCTTCGATCACCACTGTTCGTGGGTCGGGGTCTCATGCGACACCAAATCGAGGGTCGTTTCGCTCAGTCTCGGCGGCAGCGGTGCCAAAGGAGGTAATTTTCGAGCTCTCTCTTGCTCTCAGAGTCTGAAATTTCAATTCCCGTACGATGGGTTCGGTGTTTGGAGGAAAAGTTTGGTTAGTGGAAAATTGGGTGGAAAGGTTTCGCCTTGGGTGGGAAAGCTTAGTGAGCTTAGAGTTTTATCGCTGCCTTTCAATGAACTTAGTGGCGAAATTCCGAAGGAAATTTGGGGGTTGGAGAAGCTTGAAGTGCTTGATCTTGAGGGGAATTTGTTAAACGGAAATTTGCCAACCCGGTTTTCGGGTTTGAGGACGTTGAGGGTATTGAATCTTGGGTTTAATAGAATTGGTGGGGAGATTCCTTTTTCGCTTTCGAAATGTGTGGGTTTGGAGGTGCTGAATTTGGTAGGTAATGAAGTGAGTGGAACCATCCCTGGGTTTGTTGGTAGGTTTGCAAAGTTGCGGGGGCTTTATTTGGCTCAAAATAGGTTAAATGGGTCTATACCAGCCACATTTGGAAGCTATTGTCGAAATCTTGAATATCTTGATCTGTCGGGAAATTTCCTTGTTGGGAAGATTCCTGGTAGTTTGGGGAATTGTCGGTGGTTACGgactcttttgttgttttcaaaTATATTGAATGGTGGCATTCCTCTAGAACTTGGTTGGATTCGAATGCTTGAAGTTCTAGATGTTTCAAGAAATAGCCTTAGTGGCCCAGTCCCCGCTGAGCTTGGACAATGTATCAATTTATCTGTTCTTGTCCTATCGAATCTTTTTAATCCATTGACAACCAATCAGAATACAAATGGAGATACATCAATTGATTTATCTGGTggtttggtggatgattacaaTTATTACAAAGGCTCCATTCCAGAGGAAATTACAACCCTTCCAAATTTGAAAGTAGTTTGGGCTCCAAGGGCAACCCTTGAAGGAAAGCTTCCAAGCAATTGGGGTGGTTGTGAGAACTTGGAAATGTTGAACTTAGCTCGGAACCTTTTCAGCGGAGAAGTCACTGGAGTATTTGAAAGATGCAAGAAGCTGCATTATCTAAATTTGGGATCAAATAAGCTGAGTGGGAAGATCGATGAGAAGCTTCCAGTTCCATGTATGACTGTTTTCAATGTCAGTGGGAACTTCATGTCTGGACCTGTCCCCGAGTTTCTGTACAGATTGTGCCCCCAGGTGCCCCCAAATTCAGATCTTGTCCGAGTCAACAATCCATCATTTCCATATCAAGTGCTCTTTACTTGTCAAACTCAGCTTGATAGCCGTTTGCCTCTTTCCGGTGGTAGTTTCACTGTGGTTCATGATTTTAGCGGTAACAACTTCACTGGTCCAATCCAACACCTCCCTCTTGCAACTGAGAGACTGGGGAAGCAGACTGTTTATGCATTTCTTGCTGCTGGGAACAAGCTCACGGGATCATTTCCTGAAACCTTACTAGGAAAGTGTGACGGATTAGATGGAATGATTATTGATGTTAGCGACAATAAGTTGTCAGGTCAAATTCCTTTTCAGATTGGTGCGATGTGCAGATCTCTTAGATTCCTGGATGCCTCTGGCAATCTTTTATCTGGGTTAATACCTTCAGATATTGGGCATTTGGAATCTCTTGTCTTTCTTGACTTGAGCTGGAACCAGCTGCAGGGTCAAATTCCTGCAGGTATCAGTCATTTGAAGTATCTTAAGTATCTGTCCCTGGACAACAACAATCTCACTGGTGCAATTCCTGATAGCTTTGTGTGGTTGCACTCCCTCGAAGTTCTAAAGCTGTCTTCAAATTCTCTTTCTGGGGATATTCCGCAAGGTCTTGTGAACTTGAAAAATATAACTGTTTTTCTGCTCGACAATAATAAACTCTCTGGGCACATCCCTTCAGGCCTGACTAATCTGAAATCCCTATCTACATTCAATGCCTCCTTCAATAACCTGTCTGGTTCATTTCCATTGAACAATAGCGTGATGAACTGCAGCGGTGTCCTTGGGAACCCTTTCCTTATTCCATGCCATATTGTTTCACTAACTGCTCCATCTTCAGATCAGCCAGATAGTTATGGGAGTTCACAACATAACCCTGATTCTCTATCAGCAACTACTGGTGGTGATGATAATAGTGGATTAGGCACAATCGAGATCGCATCCATAGCAGCTGCATCAGCTGTTGTTTTGGTTCTGCTCTCTCTTGTTATCCTGTTCTTTTATATGAGAAAGTGGATACCAGATTCCAGGGTTCAGGGTTTTGAATATAAAGAAATGACTCTGTTTACAGACATTGGGGCTCCGTTGACATTTGAGAATATTGTTCAAGCAACAGGGAATTTTAATGGCAGCTACCACATTGGCAGCGGAGGATTTGGGGCCACTTACAAAGCCGAAATTGCTCCAGGAATCACTGTTGCTGTGAAAAGGCTAGCTGTTGGAAGGTTTCACGGTGTTCAACAGTTTCATGCTGAGATTAAAACCCTTGGTAGGGTGAGACACCCAAACCTGGTGACTTTAATAGGTTACCATGCCAGTGAAGCTGAGATGTTgctcatatataattatttaccAGGAGGGAATTTGGAAAACTTTATCAAGGAGAGATCTCAGAGGCCTTTTAATTGGCAAATTCTCCACAAGATTGCTTTGCATATAGCCCGTGCACTTGCTTATCTGCATAGCGAGTGTATTCCACGTGTCCTACACCGTGATGTCAAGCCAAGTAACATACTGTTGGATGATGAGTTCAATGCTTACTTGTCTGACTTTGGATTATCTAGGCTTTTGGGAACTTCAGAAACACACGCAACAACTGGTCCAGCAGGGACTTTTGGGTACGTAGCACCAGAGTATGCAATGACTTGCCATGTGTCTGAAAAGTCTGATGTTTACAGTTACGGTGTGGTGCTGCTTGAATTGATGTCGTACAAAAAACCCTTGGACCCTTCGTTTTCATCACATGGCGATGGTTTCAACATTGTCTCTTGGGTGGACATGCTGTTAGAAAAGGGTCAGGATAAGGAGGTCTTCATAGAAGGGCTATGGGATGCAGGACCCCAGAATGATCTAGTCGAGATGTTGAATTTGGCTGTCGCGTGCACAGTCAAGACCCTCGCCTCTAGGCCAACAATGAAGCAAGTCGTCGAAAGATTAAAGCGAATCCAACCTATTTCAAGGAAGGCGGATAACGAGCAAAGTATAGAGCTAGCGATCATAACCTAG